Proteins encoded together in one Telopea speciosissima isolate NSW1024214 ecotype Mountain lineage chromosome 4, Tspe_v1, whole genome shotgun sequence window:
- the LOC122658192 gene encoding gibberellin receptor GID1C-like, whose protein sequence is MAGGNEVNLNEAKRVVPLNTWVLISNFKLAYNLLRRPDGTFNRHLAEFLDRKVAANATPVDGVFSFDVIIDRTTNLVSRVYRPAPADEAQLGIVELQRPLSAEEVVPVIIFYHGGSFAHSSANSAIYDTLCRRLVGICNAVVVSVNYRRAPENRYPCAYDDGWAALKWVSSRPWLRSGKDSKVHIYLCGDSSGGNIVHNVAMRTVESDTEILGNILLNPLFGGQERTESEKKLDGKYFVAVQDRDWYWRAFLPEGEDRDHPACNPFGPRRISLEGLKFPKSLVVVAGLDLVKDWQVAYVEGLKEAGQDVKLLFLEQATIGFYLLPNNNHFYTVMDEIKQFVRSNC, encoded by the exons ATGGCTGGAGGTAATGAAGTTAACCTTAATGAGGCCAAG AGGGTGGTGCCTCTCAATACATGGGTTCTCATCTCCAATTTCAAGCTCGCTTACAATCTCCTTCGCCGGCCTGACGGCACCTTCAACCGCCACCTCGCCGAGTTCCTAGACCGTAAAGTCGCCGCAAACGCTACCCCAGTTGACGGAGTTTTCTCTTTCGACGTTATAATAGACAGAACAACCAATCTCGTCAGCCGGGTTTACCGCCCAGCCCCAGCCGATGAAGCTCAGCTGGGCATTGTAGAGCTCCAACGGCCCCTTAGTGCAGAGGAGGTTGTCCCTGTCATTATCTTCTACCATGGAGGAAGCTTTGCTCACTCCTCTGCCAACAGTGCCATCTACGACACTCTTTGCCGGCGGCTCGTTGGCATCTGCAACGCTGTAGTGGTCTCTGTAAACTACCGCCGTGCACCGGAAAACCGGTATCCTTGTGCATACGATGATGGATGGGCAGCTCTCAAATGGGTAAGCTCCAGGCCATGGCTACGGAGCGGCAAGGACTCCAAGGTTCATATCTACTTATGTGGAGATAGCTCCGGAGGTAACATTGTTCACAATGTCGCCATGAGAACGGTTGAATCGGATACAGAAATATTAGGGAATATACTGCTCAACCCATTGTTTGGTGGGCAAGAGAGAACTGAATCTGAGAAGAAATTGGATGGGAAGTATTTTGTGGCTGTTCAAGACAGAGACTGGTATTGGAGGGCTTTTCTTCCTGAAGGAGAAGATAGAGATCATCCCGCATGTAACCCATTTGGTCCCAGACGCATAAGCCTTGAAGGACTCAAGTTCCCTAAAAGCCTTGTTGTGGTTGCAGGTTTGGACCTTGTTAAGGACTGGCAAGTGGCTTATGTTGAAGGGCTCAAAGAGGCAGGCCAAGACGTAAAGCTTCTATTCCTAGAGCAAGCCACAATTGGGTTCTACTTGTTGCCCAACAATAACCACTTCTATACTGTCATGGATGAGATTAAGCAATTTGTGCGTTCTAACTGTTAA